The Bacillus sp. B-jedd sequence GACTTCCCTGTCCCGGTCGGAAGCATGGCAAGAGTGTTTCGGCCATCTAAAACGGACTGGATTGTTTCCTTTTGGCCGGTCCTGAAAGAGGTATGGCCAAAATATTGATAAAGCATTTTTTCAAGCATTAGCGTTCACCAAACTTTGCAAGAATAAGTCGGATTTTAAAGTAGGTTATGCCCCCCGCCTTTTCTTTCAGGACGCGGAGCTGTCTAGTGGCAAGACCGGAAGATAGCTCAATAATTCTTTCAATTTCATCTGCCGTGACGAAGGGCTCAATGGGGAAACCAGGAATATTCAAGGTGATTTCAACAATATGGTCCTCTACGGTGCTGGACTTCAACCCTCTAACAGCCGCAATCGATTCTATACTTAATCCCTCTTTTAAGAATTTATAAGTTTGCTTCGCAGACTGAGTCAGCGGTAGCTCTTCACCGGCATCACCGGCTAACAGGGTTAATAAAGGGTAGTTTTCCGGTTTCTCGGCAAGCATTTTACATAAATAATGGAGAACTCCCAAAAATTCAAGATGGCAATAAAATTCATCCATTTCGAGCTCACGTGCTGCCTGGGAGGTTGTCAAGCCCGCTGCCCTATACCCGGATAGCCTGAGGACGAGTATGTCAGGCCTTATTCCCCTTCCTTCCTCCAAAACATATTTAAGTTCTTTTAGCAGTTTTGCCGGCAATAGCCCGCGGTCCTGTGGATTCATATTTTTGAACAAGGATTTTATCCATTGCTGGGCATCCCGCCCTTTTTGGATGGGAATATAGTTTGAATCATTTCTGGAAATATATGAACACACCTGCACAAGAAGTGAAAGCCTTTCCCATAATCGCCTGCCAAGCTGGTTGTATTTTAGCCCATCTAGATGAGGGGGCAGAGGGGACTGTTTAAGCAATGAGCTAAGGTAACGATTCCCATCATTAGTAAGCGAATAGCGCTGGCTATCCATCTCACTGATCAGATTCTGGTGAAGCAATTTGCTTACAACCCGCTCAAGATCTTTTCTTTCCAGTGCGCCAAAACTATGAAATAACGCTGATAATGAATAAAGATGGGCATCCTGGATTGTTTGAGCTGACCTCTTCCCTTTAAATAAATGGAATATGGAATATATCGTCCGCTCTCCTTTTAATCGGGCGAGACAATAAAGTACCATCGTCTCAAAATACTGTAAAGGGGACTTTTCGGTAACTTTTTGCATAAAAATCACCCATCCGTAATCTAATAGCTTTATTTTAACATGAAAGCATGTCGGATAATGGCTGAAATTCATGATTATTATCGAAACTCTAATGCGATGATAAGCATTATCAGTGCAATATCTATTGAAAAGTTTCCATTTCTTTTTTACAATAGATATGCAGTAGGCGTTTTCAAATTTTCAATTGATAAAATATCGTTTAAACCAACGGGAGGGTTTTTCATGGCAAAGTATACGATTGTAGACAAAGAAACTTGCATTGCCTGTGGCGCATGTGGCGCTGCAGCACCAGACATTTATGATTATGACGATGAAGGCATTGCTTTTGTAACGCTTGACGACAACGAGGGCATCGTTGAAATCCCTGATGTACTGATTGATGATATGATGGATGCTTTTGAAGGCTGTCCGACTGATTCCATTAAAGTAGCCGACGAACCATTCGATGGAAATCCTACAAAGTTTGAATAATTTCCTAATGTACATAAATCCCCGGCATGCCGCCGGGGATTTTATTTGTATTCATTCAAGCCGGCACAGGAGTTGGGAGTTCTCAAATAAAAAGCAAAAAGCAGCGGACAAAGCCGCTGC is a genomic window containing:
- a CDS encoding helix-turn-helix domain-containing protein — its product is MQKVTEKSPLQYFETMVLYCLARLKGERTIYSIFHLFKGKRSAQTIQDAHLYSLSALFHSFGALERKDLERVVSKLLHQNLISEMDSQRYSLTNDGNRYLSSLLKQSPLPPHLDGLKYNQLGRRLWERLSLLVQVCSYISRNDSNYIPIQKGRDAQQWIKSLFKNMNPQDRGLLPAKLLKELKYVLEEGRGIRPDILVLRLSGYRAAGLTTSQAARELEMDEFYCHLEFLGVLHYLCKMLAEKPENYPLLTLLAGDAGEELPLTQSAKQTYKFLKEGLSIESIAAVRGLKSSTVEDHIVEITLNIPGFPIEPFVTADEIERIIELSSGLATRQLRVLKEKAGGITYFKIRLILAKFGER
- a CDS encoding ferredoxin, translated to MAKYTIVDKETCIACGACGAAAPDIYDYDDEGIAFVTLDDNEGIVEIPDVLIDDMMDAFEGCPTDSIKVADEPFDGNPTKFE